In a single window of the Paramisgurnus dabryanus chromosome 23, PD_genome_1.1, whole genome shotgun sequence genome:
- the setd6 gene encoding N-lysine methyltransferase setd6 isoform X1, whose amino-acid sequence MATNAKRAKITLDGKTDAFDPLKIFLSWCNSVNLTLSDKVCLSKDGTVAEYGMLAKEDIEEGHILFSIPRETLLHQGTTEIKKVLEDGMKSLESGSGWVPLLLALLYEYTSPHSHWKPYLSLWPDFSTLDHPMFWSEEERDKLLKGTGIPEAVKSDLEKLHAEYNNIVLPFMKSHLDLWDPEKHNLELYKRLVAFVMAYSFQEPVDDNDEDDDEKAPSPPMMVPMADMLNHISKHNANLEYTPDFLKMVAVRRIEKGEEIFNTYGQMANWQLLHMYGFSEPFPTNVNDTADVQMSSVYEAAMQVTQSKTDKQLLSDKWKMLGEMEIVGEKGVFIFGQSGSLTYSELYTTLKVLCMSPQEFEEFRENEGWEDDEGDEDDKMEQALSFERLTELKTEWKRLLHAAARLTLNSYSEDVETDRRMLEDQEALAKLGSRERRALHVRYGQKSVLQHLEQLTKPKD is encoded by the exons ATGGCGACAAATGCAAAAAGGgctaag ATAACGTTAGATGGTAAGACTGATGCGTTTGATCCACTGAAGATTTTCTTGTCATGGTGTAATAGTGTGAATCTGACTCTCAGTGATAAG GTCTGCTTAAGTAAAGATGGTACAGTTGCGGAGTATGGCATGCTTGCCAAAGAGGACATTGAAGAGGGACACATTTTATTCTCAATACCCAGAGAGACTCTTCTTCATCAGGGCACCACTGAGATCAAAAAGGTGCTTGAAGATG GTATGAAATCTTTAGAGAGTGGATCGGGCTGGGTTCCTCTTCTTCTGGCCCTCCTTTATGAGTACACGTCTCCACACTCGCACTGGAAGCCGTACCTGTCCCTCTGGCCTGACTTTAGTACACTGGATCATCCCATGTTCTG GTCTGAAGAGGAGCGGGATAAACTTCTGAAAGGCACAGGAATTCCTGAGGCTGTCAAAAGTGATCTGGAAAAACTTCACGCTGAATATAATAACATCGTCCTTCCGTTTATGAAGTCTCATCTTGATCTGTGGGATCCTGAGAAGCACAACCTGGAGCTCTATAAGAGATTGGTAGCTTTTGTGATGGCCTACAG TTTTCAGGAGCCTGTAGATGAcaatgatgaagatgatgatgagaAAGCACCCAGTCCTCCGATGATGGTGCCCATGGCTGACATGCTGAATCACATCTCTAAGCACAATGCCAATCTGGAATATACACCT GATTTTTTGAAGATGGTCGCTGTACGACGGATTGAAAAGGGAGAGGAGATTTTTAATACCTACGGTCAGATGGCAAACTGGCAGCTCTTGCACATGTATGGCTTTTCAGAGCCATTTCCAACTAACGTCAATGACACCGCTGATGTTCAGATGTCCAGCGTGTATGAAGCAGCAATGCAAG TGACACAAAGCAAAACGGACAAACAACTGTTATCGGACAAGTGGAAGATGTTGGGTGAGATGGAGATTGTGGGGGAGAAAGGGGTTTTTATCTTTGGCCAATCAGGTTCTCTCACCTACAGTGAACTCTACACAACACTCAAG GTCCTATGCATGTCGCCGCAAGAGTTCGAGGAGTTCCGTGAAAACGAAGGTTGGGAGGACGATGAAGGTGATGAAGATGATAAAATGGAGCAGGCTTTGAGTTTCGAGAGACTGACGGAGTTGAAGACGGAGTGGAAACGGCTCTTACACGCAGCGGCGAGACTAACACTGAACTCTTATTCTGAGGATGTGGAAACTGACAGACGAATGTTGGAGGATCAGGAAGCTCTGGCTAAACTCGGCAGCAGAGAGAGAAGAGCCCTGCACGTGCGGTACGGTCAGAAGAGCGTCCTACAGCATCTGGAGCAGCTCACCAAACCCAAAGACTAA
- the setd6 gene encoding N-lysine methyltransferase setd6 isoform X2 produces the protein MKSLESGSGWVPLLLALLYEYTSPHSHWKPYLSLWPDFSTLDHPMFWSEEERDKLLKGTGIPEAVKSDLEKLHAEYNNIVLPFMKSHLDLWDPEKHNLELYKRLVAFVMAYSFQEPVDDNDEDDDEKAPSPPMMVPMADMLNHISKHNANLEYTPDFLKMVAVRRIEKGEEIFNTYGQMANWQLLHMYGFSEPFPTNVNDTADVQMSSVYEAAMQVTQSKTDKQLLSDKWKMLGEMEIVGEKGVFIFGQSGSLTYSELYTTLKVLCMSPQEFEEFRENEGWEDDEGDEDDKMEQALSFERLTELKTEWKRLLHAAARLTLNSYSEDVETDRRMLEDQEALAKLGSRERRALHVRYGQKSVLQHLEQLTKPKD, from the exons ATGAAATCTTTAGAGAGTGGATCGGGCTGGGTTCCTCTTCTTCTGGCCCTCCTTTATGAGTACACGTCTCCACACTCGCACTGGAAGCCGTACCTGTCCCTCTGGCCTGACTTTAGTACACTGGATCATCCCATGTTCTG GTCTGAAGAGGAGCGGGATAAACTTCTGAAAGGCACAGGAATTCCTGAGGCTGTCAAAAGTGATCTGGAAAAACTTCACGCTGAATATAATAACATCGTCCTTCCGTTTATGAAGTCTCATCTTGATCTGTGGGATCCTGAGAAGCACAACCTGGAGCTCTATAAGAGATTGGTAGCTTTTGTGATGGCCTACAG TTTTCAGGAGCCTGTAGATGAcaatgatgaagatgatgatgagaAAGCACCCAGTCCTCCGATGATGGTGCCCATGGCTGACATGCTGAATCACATCTCTAAGCACAATGCCAATCTGGAATATACACCT GATTTTTTGAAGATGGTCGCTGTACGACGGATTGAAAAGGGAGAGGAGATTTTTAATACCTACGGTCAGATGGCAAACTGGCAGCTCTTGCACATGTATGGCTTTTCAGAGCCATTTCCAACTAACGTCAATGACACCGCTGATGTTCAGATGTCCAGCGTGTATGAAGCAGCAATGCAAG TGACACAAAGCAAAACGGACAAACAACTGTTATCGGACAAGTGGAAGATGTTGGGTGAGATGGAGATTGTGGGGGAGAAAGGGGTTTTTATCTTTGGCCAATCAGGTTCTCTCACCTACAGTGAACTCTACACAACACTCAAG GTCCTATGCATGTCGCCGCAAGAGTTCGAGGAGTTCCGTGAAAACGAAGGTTGGGAGGACGATGAAGGTGATGAAGATGATAAAATGGAGCAGGCTTTGAGTTTCGAGAGACTGACGGAGTTGAAGACGGAGTGGAAACGGCTCTTACACGCAGCGGCGAGACTAACACTGAACTCTTATTCTGAGGATGTGGAAACTGACAGACGAATGTTGGAGGATCAGGAAGCTCTGGCTAAACTCGGCAGCAGAGAGAGAAGAGCCCTGCACGTGCGGTACGGTCAGAAGAGCGTCCTACAGCATCTGGAGCAGCTCACCAAACCCAAAGACTAA